From the Debaryomyces hansenii CBS767 chromosome F complete sequence genome, the window CTGCGAAAGGCTTTTGTGTAACTTCGTTTTCCAATATTAGAAAAGGCATAATAGCCACTGTTTATATCCTAACGTACATTCTTACCTTATATTCTACTATATTATACTACTTCTTCTAGATCCTAGTCCTTTCTCTTTTTGGATGAAGGAGCCTCGACGTCTTCAAGCTCTTGTTCGTTCTGGTATTTAGACATGCCTTCTTGAACAGCACTTTTAACGAGATCTCGTAAGGCCTCTTCTGGGTTTTCACTATTCAATATCAGCTCAATCTTCTTACGtctttcttcatcgtcaatGCTATCCTCTTCGCTAGGTGCTTCGTTTTCCATAGTATATCTTATCTGGTGACCATCTATATTTCCTGGAGCTGGTAACGAAGCAAGGGAGTCATCTCCAGAGACACTAGTAGCGTGTGGTTGGTCATGCGATAATGATCTTAAATAATGGGCTAGTTCTGGGAATTCATCGTCCTCTTCAATGTATTCTGCTGGTATTTGACCTTCGTTATTCTTAATCTTCCAATCAGCCTTCAACTCCTCTACCATTAATTTGGCAGTCTTAATGTCTTCTACATGATGCAATGGAGCATCTCCTTCACTGTCTTGTACGTTGATGTCCCCTCCCCgttttatcaataatttcaataagcCTATATGACCATATGATGCTGCTGCATGTATTGGAGTGTATCCATTTGGATCCTTTGAGTTTGGAGTGAAATCGCCACCGTCCAAATAt encodes:
- a CDS encoding DEHA2F24178p (similar to uniprot|P25631 Saccharomyces cerevisiae YCR051W): MVSNIWVAAADNQVKIVESYLDGGDFTPNSKDPNGYTPIHAAASYGHIGLLKLLIKRGGDINVQDSEGDAPLHHVEDIKTAKLMVEELKADWKIKNNEGQIPAEYIEEDDEFPELAHYLRSLSHDQPHATSVSGDDSLASLPAPGNIDGHQIRYTMENEAPSEEDSIDDEERRKKIESILNSENPEEALRDLVKSAVQEGMSKYQNEQELEDVEAPSSKKRKD